TCGAGGCCCAGAACCTGACCGATGAGTCGTACTTCGTCTACACCGGCCACCGCGGCTACAACGGCCAGTACGAAGAGTACGGCCCCACCTACAAAGTGGGCCTGACCTTCACGCATTTCTAACTCACTCAATTCCAATGTGGGAGGGGGCTTGCCCCCGATGAGGGCCTGGCAATTGACGCATCAGTAGCTGACCCACTGCAGCCCCCAAGCCCACAGCGTTCTGCATTTTTGTCGAAGGATTTGTTCGTTCATGAGAATTTCCAAGCTGTACCTGCTGATCGCCCTGGCCACCAGCGGCCATGTCTCTGCCGCCGACCTGGCCCTGACCCCCTGGGCACCCAGCCTTAAGGCCGAAGCCGTGGCCTTCCTGCCCAATGGTCAGACGCGCCTCACCGCCAGCCCGCGTGACGGTCTGCAGATGCTCGACAGCCAGGGCGCCGAACTGGCGCGTTTCAACGGTCACTTCAGCAGCCTCGATACACGTGCCATCGGCACCCAGGCAGTGGTCGCCAGCCTCGACAACGACCGCCAGCAGGCACTGCTGGTCAACCTCGATACCGCCGCCAAAACTTGGAGCCAGCCGCTGTACCTGCCGCCTCGCGACTTCCCTGTGAACGGTCTTTGCCTGTATCGCGACGCGGCAGCCAACCTGTTTGTGTTCCTGGTCGGGGAGGAGGGCAAGGGCGAGCAGTGGCTGGTAGGCAACGGCTCGACACTGCTTGCTGAAGCCCGCCGTGTGCGTGGGGTGCCGCTGCCGCCATCGGCGCAGTTCTGCCAGGTGGACGACGCCACGCAGCAACTGGTGGTGAACGAAGAAAACGTCGGGTGGTGGGCCTACTCGGCGCATCCCGAGGCAGCGGTCAAACGCACGCCGGTGGCGCTGTTCGATGATCCCAAGCGTGAAGCCGGGGCCATGGCGCTCGTGCCGGGGGGGATGGTTGCGCTGGACCCGAAAACCGCGCAACTGCATCTGTTCCAGCACACCGGCACGCGCTGGGTGGAGCAACCGAGCCTGCGCCTGCCCGGCCTCAAGGAGCCTGAGCAACTGGCAATCAACGGTCGGCAATTGCTGGCACGTGATGACGACAACGGCCAGCTGTACCAAGGCACCCTCGACTGGCAGGCCAAACCCGTGCCGGTCGCGCCGGTACTGCCGGAGGTCGCCGCGCTGCGCCAGAGCGAACCGGTGGGGCGCCAGGGCGATGCGGCGGATGACCCGGCGATCTGGGTTCACCCCGAACACCCAGGGCAGAGCCGCGTTCTGGGCACCAACAAAAAACAGGGCCTGCTGGCCTACGATCTTGACGGCAAGTTGCTGCAGGAGCTGGCGGTGGGGCGTTTGAACAATGTCGACGTGCGCCCGCGTTTCAAGCTCGGCCGGCAAACGGTTGACCTGGCCGTGGCGAGTAATCGCGATCGCAACAGCCTGAGCCTGTTCAGCATCGACCGGCAGACCGGCGAGTTGCGCGAGGCCGGTGAGGTGCCGACGCCGCTCAAGGAGATCTACGGCATGTGCCTGTTCCAGCCTGCCGGCGGTGAGCTTTATGCGATTGCCAACGGCAAGGACGGCACCTTCCTGCAATACCGCCTCAGCGCCCCGGACGGCCAAGTGCGGGGCGAGTTGGTGCGCCAGTTCAAGGTCGACAGCCAACCTGAAGGCTGCGTCGCCGACGATCAGCGCCAGCGCTTGTTTATCGGCGAGGAAGACGTAGGCGTGTGGGCCGTGGATGCCCGCGCCGATCAACCGGCGACATTGACCAGTGTGATCAAGGTCGGCGCGCACCTGCAGGCGGACGTCGAGGGCCTGGCGCTGTACCAGAGCGCGCAGCATGACTACCTGGTGATCTCCAGCCAGGGCAATGACAGCTACCTGGTGCTGGATGCCGAACCGCCGTTCGCCAGTCGCGGTGCCTTCCGGGTCGGCCTGAATGCCGCTGCCGGTATCGATGGCGCGTCGGAAACCGATGGCCTGGAAGCGACTGCCGTCAACCTCGGCGGGCCGTGGAGCCAGGGCATGCTGGTGGTGCAGGACGGGCGCAAGCGCATGCCTGAGCAAACCCAGAACTTCAAGTTTGTGCCCTGGGCCGATGTGACCCGCACGTTGAAACTGCCCTGAGCTGTCATCAGCCAGTCATGACTTTTTAATCACTGCACGTTAAACCGATAGAGGACATTCACCATGCACGCGACGATGGAACATATGACGATCTGGGGCCTGATCAGTGACGCCAGCCTGTTGGTCAAGGCGGTGATGATTACTTTGCTGCTGGCCTCGTTGTGCAGCTGGTACCTGATTATTCAGCGCGGCACGGTGCTGCGGCGTCTGGAGCGGCAGTTGAACGGGTTTGTGCAACGCTTTCGCGCGGCACCGGATTTGCCGGGGCTTTACCGCGACACCCTGCAGGCGGGCGAGGGTGGAGTGGCGCCGATCTTCATCGCTGGGGTCCAGGAATACCAGCACCTGCACAGTCATGATCCGGCAGTGCTCGAAGGCGTGGAGCGGGCCTTGCAGGTGGCGATCACCGCGCAGGAAATCGAACTGGAAAAGGGCTTGCAGTTCCTGGCCACCGTGGGCTCGGTGAGCCCGTATATCGGCTTGTTCGGCACCGTGTGGGGCATCATGAATTCGTTCCTCGGCTTGTCCCAGGTGCAGCAGGCCACGCTGTCCACGGTGGCACCGGGGATTGCCGAGGCGTTGATCGCCACGGCCATCGGCCTGTTTGCGGCGATTCCGGCGGTGATTGCCTATAACCGTTTTTCGGCGCGCAGCCAGACCTTGCTCACCCGCTATTACGCCTTTGGCAACGAGCTGCAAGTGCGGTTGCATCGCACCTTGCGCGGTACGCCAATCAACCTGGCCGTGGCCGCCTGAGCAGGAGCACTCCGATGTTAGTCAGGCCACAACGCAAGCACGGGCCCAAGGCCGAAATGAACGTGGTGCCGTATATCGACGTGATGCTGGTGCTGCTGGTGATCTTTATGGTCACCGCGCCGATGCTGACCCAGGGCGTGAAGATCGAACTGCCCAAGGTTGCCGCCGAGGCGCTGGCCACCGACACCCGCCAGCAAATCCTCACCTTGTCGGTGCAGGCCGACGGCGGTTACTACTGGAACCTCGGCGAGGAACTGGACACCCGGCACCAGACCGACAGCGCAGTGAGCCTGGAAGAAATGGGCGCCAAGGTCGCGCAGGTGGTGGCGGCGCGCAGTGACACCCAGGTGTATATCCGTGCCGACGACAATGCCGGTTATGGCCGTGTGGTGGCTGCCATGGCGGTGTTGCAGAAGGGCGGTGTCAGTAACCTGGGGCTGGTGACCGAGGCCCCGCAATGACGGCGATGATCATGCACAGTCCCACCTTGCCGATGGCCTCCGCGGCGCCTTCGGGCTTCTGGCGCAACAGCCTGGCCGCCGGCCTGGCGGTGGCCTTGCATGTGATTGTGCTGGCGCTGTTGATGCTGGGCTGGGCGCCACAACCGCCCACGCCGGAGGCCCCGAGCGTGATGCACACCCAACTGGTGATGCTGCCCCCGGCGCCGGTCCCAGTACCGGCCCCCGAACCGGTTGCGGTAACGCCGCCAGCGCCGGAACCGGTGGTACTGCCAACGCCGGTCAAACCCGCAGTCGATCCTCGTGTGCAAGCACAAAAGTTCGAAAAAGCCGCCCTGGCGCGCAAGCGTGTCGAAGAAAAGAAAGCAGAGCAGCAACAACAGCAGCGCTTGGCCAGCGAACAGCGCGAGCGTGAACAGGAACAGCAACGCCAGGCCCAACAACGCCAGGCCGCCGAAACAGCCCGCGCCGCCGTACCTGCTTCGGCTCCGGCGTTCGACAGCCGCCAATACATGCCATTGAGCAAGGAAGCCCCGGAATACCCCGAACGGGCCCTGGACAAAAACATCGAGGGCGACTGCTCGGTGGAGTACACCGTCAACCCCCAGGGCCGCGTGGAAAACCCCAAAGTACTGGACGGCTGCCACCCGTTGTTTATCCGCCCATCATTGGCGGCGGCCAACACCTTCCGCTACCAGCCGAGGATCGTTGATGGCAAGGCCGTGGCCGTGCCGGCGGTGCGCAATACCTTTCACTACCGCATCAAATGACCGACCGGGCCTTGCGCCAGTCCTAAGACCAGCGGTAACCCAAGGTGGGATGGGGCTTGGCCGATAGCGGTGGGTCAGCAACACAGGTATCGACTGAGCAGGCCCCATCGGGGGCAAGCCCCCTCCCACAGGTTTGACGGCGTTGACTTGAGCACAGTGGTCCCCGGCTCGGTCGTCAGGTGTTACACCCATCCAAAGGCCAGCGGTAACCAGAGTGGGAGGGGGCTTGCCCCCGATGGCGGTGGGTCAGCAACACAGGTATCGACTGAGCAGGCCCCATCGGGGGCAAGCCCCCTCCCACAGTTTTTGACGGTGTTCACCTGAGCACAGTGATCCCCGGCTCGGTCGCCAGGTATTACAGCTATCCAGAGGCCAGCGGTAACCCAAGGTGGGAGTGTTGTACACCCCTCCCACAGTTTTGACGGTGTTCACCTGAGCACAGTGGTCCCCGGCTCGGTCGCCAGGTATTACAGCCATCCAAAGGCCAGCGGTAACCCAAGGTGGGAGGGTTGTACACCCCTCCCACAGTTTTGACGGTGTTCACCTGAGCACAGTGGTCCCCGGCTCGGTCGCCAGGTATTACAGCCATCCAAAGGCCAGCGGTAATCCAAGGTGGGAGGGTTGTACACCCCTGCCACAGTTTTTGACGATGTTCACTTGAGCACAGTGGTCCCCGGCTCGGTCGCCAGGTATTACAGCCATCCAGAGGCCAGCGGTAATCCAAGGTGGGAGGGTTCTACACCCCTCCCACAGTTTTGACGGTGTTCACTTGAGCACAGTGGTCTCCGGCTCGGTCGCCAGGTATTACAGCCATCCAGAGGCCAGCGGTAATCCAAGGTGGGAGGGGGCTTGCCCCCGATAGCGGTGGGTCAGCAGCGCAGGTATCGATTGACCGAGCGCCTTCCACCGGGTTTGTGTCACGAAAAAATGCCTAGGGGATCTGCTCTTCAGTGCGAAGTTGCACACTCATTTCATCGCAGCTGCGTGCCCAGTCCTGCAGCCACTGCGGCATGGGCGGCGAAGCTTCGTCCAGTCCCAGTTCCCGGACAAACTCGCTTGGCGGCAAGGTGCCCTTGGCCGAGCGGAACAACCCGCGCATGACCACCACTCCAACCACGCGGCCGCGACTGACGAAACGATGTTCCATCAGGCTCCACTTAGCGTCCCAGCCGAGCATGCGGGTGTGCACTTCGAAGGCTTCGAACAGCTTTAATTCACGGCGGAATTTACCCCAGGTATCACCCACGATCGGCAGCGCTTTGTGCCGCAGTGCGACGCGAAACGCCCCGGTGCGCAGCACGAAATCCATGCGCGCCACGTCCGCCAGGGAAAAGTAGCGGCCATTAGTGACATGCCGGTTGATGTCCAGGTCCAGGGGCCATACGCGCATACGCACCACCGTAGTGGCCAGGCCATGGGCAGGTTTGCGCCAGGGACGACGGCACAGCAGATACAGCAAGCGAAACCACAGATTCATCAGCCCATCCGAGTCTTGATCAAAGGGTGGCACTTTAATGAGGGGGCGA
The sequence above is drawn from the Pseudomonas quebecensis genome and encodes:
- a CDS encoding phytase, producing MRISKLYLLIALATSGHVSAADLALTPWAPSLKAEAVAFLPNGQTRLTASPRDGLQMLDSQGAELARFNGHFSSLDTRAIGTQAVVASLDNDRQQALLVNLDTAAKTWSQPLYLPPRDFPVNGLCLYRDAAANLFVFLVGEEGKGEQWLVGNGSTLLAEARRVRGVPLPPSAQFCQVDDATQQLVVNEENVGWWAYSAHPEAAVKRTPVALFDDPKREAGAMALVPGGMVALDPKTAQLHLFQHTGTRWVEQPSLRLPGLKEPEQLAINGRQLLARDDDNGQLYQGTLDWQAKPVPVAPVLPEVAALRQSEPVGRQGDAADDPAIWVHPEHPGQSRVLGTNKKQGLLAYDLDGKLLQELAVGRLNNVDVRPRFKLGRQTVDLAVASNRDRNSLSLFSIDRQTGELREAGEVPTPLKEIYGMCLFQPAGGELYAIANGKDGTFLQYRLSAPDGQVRGELVRQFKVDSQPEGCVADDQRQRLFIGEEDVGVWAVDARADQPATLTSVIKVGAHLQADVEGLALYQSAQHDYLVISSQGNDSYLVLDAEPPFASRGAFRVGLNAAAGIDGASETDGLEATAVNLGGPWSQGMLVVQDGRKRMPEQTQNFKFVPWADVTRTLKLP
- a CDS encoding thioesterase family protein; the protein is MNLWFRLLYLLCRRPWRKPAHGLATTVVRMRVWPLDLDINRHVTNGRYFSLADVARMDFVLRTGAFRVALRHKALPIVGDTWGKFRRELKLFEAFEVHTRMLGWDAKWSLMEHRFVSRGRVVGVVVMRGLFRSAKGTLPPSEFVRELGLDEASPPMPQWLQDWARSCDEMSVQLRTEEQIP
- a CDS encoding energy transducer TonB, producing the protein MTAMIMHSPTLPMASAAPSGFWRNSLAAGLAVALHVIVLALLMLGWAPQPPTPEAPSVMHTQLVMLPPAPVPVPAPEPVAVTPPAPEPVVLPTPVKPAVDPRVQAQKFEKAALARKRVEEKKAEQQQQQRLASEQREREQEQQRQAQQRQAAETARAAVPASAPAFDSRQYMPLSKEAPEYPERALDKNIEGDCSVEYTVNPQGRVENPKVLDGCHPLFIRPSLAAANTFRYQPRIVDGKAVAVPAVRNTFHYRIK
- the tolR gene encoding protein TolR gives rise to the protein MLVRPQRKHGPKAEMNVVPYIDVMLVLLVIFMVTAPMLTQGVKIELPKVAAEALATDTRQQILTLSVQADGGYYWNLGEELDTRHQTDSAVSLEEMGAKVAQVVAARSDTQVYIRADDNAGYGRVVAAMAVLQKGGVSNLGLVTEAPQ
- the tolQ gene encoding protein TolQ, with product MHATMEHMTIWGLISDASLLVKAVMITLLLASLCSWYLIIQRGTVLRRLERQLNGFVQRFRAAPDLPGLYRDTLQAGEGGVAPIFIAGVQEYQHLHSHDPAVLEGVERALQVAITAQEIELEKGLQFLATVGSVSPYIGLFGTVWGIMNSFLGLSQVQQATLSTVAPGIAEALIATAIGLFAAIPAVIAYNRFSARSQTLLTRYYAFGNELQVRLHRTLRGTPINLAVAA